One window from the genome of Pelobates fuscus isolate aPelFus1 chromosome 13, aPelFus1.pri, whole genome shotgun sequence encodes:
- the LOC134582481 gene encoding LOW QUALITY PROTEIN: superoxide dismutase [Cu-Zn]-like (The sequence of the model RefSeq protein was modified relative to this genomic sequence to represent the inferred CDS: substituted 1 base at 1 genomic stop codon) yields MVKAVCVMKGTGEVQGVVHFHQEGDGPVTVTGTITGLTDGKHGFHIHAYGDNTNGCISAGPHFNPGNKTHGAPEDTVRHVGDLGNITSANGEAKFEFTDTVISLHGDHDIIGRTVVVHEXEDDLGKGGNDESLVTGNAGGRLACGVIGRAQ; encoded by the coding sequence ATGGTGAAGGCGGTCTGTGTAATGAAGGGGACCGGAGAGGTGCAAGGCGTGGTGCACTTCCACCAAGAGGGTGATGGACCAGTTACAGTTACGGGGACTATTACAGGATTGACTGATGGAAAACATGGCTTCCATATACATGCTTATGGCGATAACACGAATGGCTGTATTAGTGCTGGCCCACATTTCAACCCAGGAAATAAAACTCAtggggcccctgaagatacagtgAGGCACGTTGGTGATCTTGGCAATATAACGTCTGCGAATGGTGAAGCAAAATTTGAGTTTACGGATACTGTGATTTCTCTTCATGGCGACCACGACATTATTGGGCGTACTGTTGTGGTCCATGAGTAGGAAGATGACCTGGGCAAAGGTGGGAATGATGAGAGCCTGGTGACTGGCAATGCCGGTGGCCGCTTGGCATGTGGTGTAATCGGACGTGCTCAGTAA